DNA sequence from the Burkholderia pyrrocinia genome:
CAGGAAACTCGCGAACAGCGACATCGAGCGACTGGCTTCGGCCGACAGTGCCTTGTCGAACATCTCGACCATCGCACGGATCGACTGCTCCTTGTCGGAGATTCGCGCGTGCGCCTCGTCCGCGAGTTGCTGGCTGGCGAAATGGGCGAGCGCCCACGCGAAAACGGTGAACAGCAGTGCAACGAGCGCGCACGCCAGCGCGGCAAGACGCGCGCCGACGCTCACCCGGCCCAATTGGGTCAATCTCATACGGCATCCTGAGTGGGGAGGGAGAGGGGCGGAACGCACGCGTCACCGCACACCGTAAGGAATACGGCAGCTTCGGCGAATTCTTTAGCGGTGCGGAGCCGGTGGCGGCGCGAGCAGGCGCCAGCGACGGAGGAAAGGTCGCGTCAGTACCGTCAGTACCGTTATTACGTCACGAGCCACGCGACGGCCAGGTAACGGCCGACCTTCGCGAGCGTGACGATCGCGACAAAGGTCGGCAGCGGCTCGCGCAGCACGCCGGCGATCATCGTCAGCGGATCGCCGATCACCGGCGCCCAGCTCAGTAGCAGCGACCAGCGGCCGTAGCGCGCATACCAGCGCTCGGCGCGCGCGAGCGCGGACGGCTTGACCGGAAACCAGCGGCGGTCGCGGAAATGCTCGATGCCGCGCCCGAGCGCCCAGTTGATCACGGAGCCGGCGACGTTGCCGATGCTCGCGACGAGCACCAGCGCCCACACGGGTTCGCGCCCGGCGAGCAGCAGGCCGGCGAGCACGGCTTCGGACTGGAGCGGCAACAGGGTCGCGGCGACCATCGACACGGCGAACAGGCCGCCGTAAGTGAGCAATTCGGACATCGCGCGATTGTACCGGCCGTATGCCGGCCGCCGTGGGGCATGCTGTCGGCGGTTTGGTGGTTTGGTGGTTTGGTGGTTTGGTGGTTTGGTGGTTTGGTGGTTTGGTGGTTTGGTGGTTTGGTGGTTTGGTGGTTTGGTGGTTTGGCGGTTTGGCAGTTCAGCGGCTCAACGATTCAGCGGTTTAGCGGCTCAAT
Encoded proteins:
- a CDS encoding YqaA family protein; the protein is MSELLTYGGLFAVSMVAATLLPLQSEAVLAGLLLAGREPVWALVLVASIGNVAGSVINWALGRGIEHFRDRRWFPVKPSALARAERWYARYGRWSLLLSWAPVIGDPLTMIAGVLREPLPTFVAIVTLAKVGRYLAVAWLVT